Within the Desulfitibacter sp. BRH_c19 genome, the region AAAAGTTTTGGATATTTCCAAATATACAAAATAATATTATCAAGGAATGTTTCAATGCATTTTTATAATGTACACATATACTACTACATGAAAGTATGAATTTTGTGCTAAATATTATTAATATTTATGTGATGTATTGACTTTTTATTGGATAAATGGTTATACTATTTATAAAAACGTGATAAAACAGCGCAAAATATGTATAATTATGTGATAATTTGGAGGTAACGCTATGGAAAGATTGATTTTGCGGGATTTACTGCAGTGGAAAAAATCTAAGCACCGTAAGCCCCTCATTTTAAAAGGCGTTCGTCAGGTAGGCAAGACATGGGTGCTCAAGGAATTTGGTAGACGTTATTATAAAAATGTTGCCTATTTTAACTTTGATGAACACCCGGAATATAAGCAGTTTTTTGAAAAGACAAAGGATATTGAGCGTATTTTACAAAACTTGATGATGGCAAGCAGTCAAACAGTTAAGCCGGATAAGCCGGAGGACACGCTCATTGTTTTCGATGAGATACAGGAATGTCCTAATGCTCTGAATACTCTCAAATATTTCTGCGAAAACAAACCGGAATATCATGTAGCCTGCGCAGGTTCGCTTTTAGGCATTGCGCTGGCGAAGCCTGCCTCTTTCCCCGTTGGCAAGGTAGATTTTTTGGAAATTAGACCGATGACCTTTACCGAATTTTTAATGGCTAATGGTGATGACAATCTTGTTGCTTACATGAACAGCTTAGGTAGCCTTGAAGCCATTCCACAGGCTTTTTTCAATCCGCTTTATGAAAAGATAAAGATGTATTTTGTCACAGGTGGAATGCCGGAATCCGTTCGGTCCTGGACACAAGACCGTGATGTTGAGCTAATGCAGCAGGTGCTTTCCAATATATTAGGGGCGTACGAACGGGATTTTGCCAAACATCCGGAACCTAAGGAGTTTCCCAAGATTTCACTCATATGGAAATCAACTCCGTCCCAGCTTGCGAGAGAGAATAAA harbors:
- a CDS encoding ATPase; the encoded protein is MERLILRDLLQWKKSKHRKPLILKGVRQVGKTWVLKEFGRRYYKNVAYFNFDEHPEYKQFFEKTKDIERILQNLMMASSQTVKPDKPEDTLIVFDEIQECPNALNTLKYFCENKPEYHVACAGSLLGIALAKPASFPVGKVDFLEIRPMTFTEFLMANGDDNLVAYMNSLGSLEAIPQAFFNPLYEKIKMYFVTGGMPESVRSWTQDRDVELMQQVLSNILGAYERDFAKHPEPKEFPKISLIWKSTPSQLARENKKFIYKVVKEGARAREYEDALQWLCDANLTYKIYRSSAPGLPISAYDELTAFKLYLVDVGLLRRLSLLAPSAFSEGNRLFVEFKGSLSENYVLQALRNQFEAIPRYWTMDNPRYEVDFLIQRENDILPIEVKSESNVESKSLKKFKEKYGDKVKLRVRFSLNNLRLDDDLLNIPLFMADHADKLIGMSLKQLEI